The genomic segment ACCACGGAGCGCCGGGGGACTTATATCCATTACCGTTTGGCCGAGGGCGTGCCTGAGTTGCTGGCGGCGTTGGGTGGTGTGGCCGAGGCGCTGCCGCCTCAGGTCGGCTCCGGCCCTGAGGGCCCTGAGGCGGGGCCGCCCCGGCGGTGGTGAGGGGGGCGGCGCTACTGGGGCGGAGGATAGCCCCGGCGCGGCACTGAAGGAGGTATCGCGCGCCGAGGCCTGACCTCGGCGCTTCCATCCCGGTTTCAGGAGGTGCAACGATGTTCGGTTTTGGCAAGTTTGGTCGTGGCGGGGGCCGTTGGGGAGGCCCCGGCTGGCGTCGCCAGGGCTTCTGGCGGGGGTGGTCCGCGGCTGTCCAGGGTTGGGGCGGTGGCCCCGGCTACCGCTGGCAGTGGGAAGCGCAACAATTGCCCCCAGCGGAGCGGCGGGAGTACCTTGAAGCCTTCAAGGCCCATCTGGAAGCCCGCCTGGATGAGGTGAACCAGGCGCTAAGCGCACTGGACAAGGGCGAGATGTAAGCCCTCTGGTGAGACGCCTGCCGGCCCGCGAGGTCCATCCCAGATCTCGCGGGCCGGTGGGTTTGGGCGTGGGCGGCAGGCAACTCAGGGCGTGATACAATCAAAGCATGAGTAACGATTACCGTGAACGACGGTATCTTTCGGTTGGAGAGGCTGCCAAAGTCTTGGGTATCCCGGTACGTCGGTTGCACCGGTTGGTCGAGGCGGGTGAAATTCCTGCCCAGCGTGCGGCCAGTGGACAGTATCGCTTTGATATCCGGCAGTTGCGTTTGTTGGTCGAGCAAGGGAAGTTCCCCGGATCTCAGAAGAGGCACGGGGTGCCATCTTCGGAGCGTCGGACGTGGGAGTTGGAGTTGCAGGGGACGCACCAGCGCATTGTGTTGGGGGATGCCCGCTCAATGAGCGAGTTGCCCGATGCCAGCGTTCATCTGATGGTGACTTCTCCTCCTTATTTCAATGCCAAGATGTACTCCCCTGAGCCTCTGGTAGGCGATTTGGGCAA from the Anaerolineae bacterium genome contains:
- a CDS encoding DUF5320 family protein gives rise to the protein MFGFGKFGRGGGRWGGPGWRRQGFWRGWSAAVQGWGGGPGYRWQWEAQQLPPAERREYLEAFKAHLEARLDEVNQALSALDKGEM
- a CDS encoding helix-turn-helix domain-containing protein, producing MSNDYRERRYLSVGEAAKVLGIPVRRLHRLVEAGEIPAQRAASGQYRFDIRQLRLLVEQGKFPGSQKRHGVPSSERRTWELELQGTHQRIVLGDARSMSELPDASVHLMVTSPPYFNAKMYSPEPLVGDLGNIHDLETWLEEIGKVWAEVYRVLQPGRKAFINIMNLPI